AGCATCTGTCGGGATGACCATTCATTTGAAAGGTAGAAATTCGCATTCAGCACATCCCGAAGCTGGCAATAGTCCGGCGGAAGCCATGGCCAAAACCATAGTGGCTTTGGAAAGACTTCCTGATGCCATGAAAAAATTTAGTTTGGTGACCGTCATTCATGCCCAATTGGGTGAAATAGCTTTCGGCACTACACCTGGAGAGGCTAGTGTAAGGGCCACGCTCAGGGCTCATGAAAATGAAACGAGGGATTTGTTGGTTTCCTATGCTGAAAAGTTGGTAATAAAGATTGCCAAAGAATATGGGCTTGAAGTTTCTTTTGAATACGTTGAGAGTTTTGCAGCCACGCACAATGACGAAGATGCCTGGAATCTTGGAAATGAAGCTGCAAAAAAACTAAAGCTCAGAACCAAACACATCCGCATACCTTTCAGATGGTCAGAGGATTTCGGACTTTTTTCAAGCCATACAAAAACCTTGCTTTTCGGATTGGGATCAGGAAAAAAACAACCTCAATTGCATGAACCTAACTTCGACTTCCCTGATGAACTCATTCCTGTTGGGGTGGATATGTTCAAAGAAATCACTAAGGAACTCCACGGATAAAGCAGGACTAGGCTACCAATTCTCTTTCTCTCGATGTAAGTATGGGTTCAGCTATTTCCTCATTCCGACCTGCATTCTTTAAGAATAGATAATGAGATTTCAATGCACTCATAAAGGTGTCATTCTCATTATAAGGCAGATCAAATTCATGCGCAGTCTTTTTGACAATGTCTGAAATGGCGGGATAATGAATATGACAG
This window of the Aquiflexum balticum DSM 16537 genome carries:
- a CDS encoding amidohydrolase, which encodes MEKDTLKSLIEFRKTLHQFPEISGDEKETAKRVLNFFGDLNPTKVIQKLGGHGLAFVFEGKEDGPVSLYRCELDGLPIKEENNIKHISKVPGKSHVCGHDGHMAIISGLGIHLSKNPPLKGKVVLLFQPAEETGAGAEAVIKDPKFKAIKPDFAFALHNLPTFESKQIILKKGAFAAASVGMTIHLKGRNSHSAHPEAGNSPAEAMAKTIVALERLPDAMKKFSLVTVIHAQLGEIAFGTTPGEASVRATLRAHENETRDLLVSYAEKLVIKIAKEYGLEVSFEYVESFAATHNDEDAWNLGNEAAKKLKLRTKHIRIPFRWSEDFGLFSSHTKTLLFGLGSGKKQPQLHEPNFDFPDELIPVGVDMFKEITKELHG